The following are from one region of the Populus trichocarpa isolate Nisqually-1 chromosome 8, P.trichocarpa_v4.1, whole genome shotgun sequence genome:
- the LOC7473436 gene encoding uncharacterized protein LOC7473436: MGNEMGNNNTSGLREEDSTTDEAQEKSVQEPTNANAVKEENHVVPAGESKDYHEKVKGLDCDDRKGSGDTHDHNQTSDEEEHAEAHPTPESPKAETKPNEVGGGDNEFHPASFPNELEGDEKSTESHLEETVLGANSNQLERQTSFKKEEQEIMSVSTFVTISPSHDPEPQESMDLKFDQQEFIENHSEQSINDSTNSLETSENIVGSNVVEDIITKENGHLVETCASDNLDGILVSGTTLNMEKKIGDLSEKEMASQEDKMLSEEKVDVEVGNEVGNDLSKTVVMEPTAIRSDSRSEHREKCEEEFTREMDCYGNNCSESQPQINLIANSPNSHMELSVPEDKCMVLTEETEFTRKESETEVNKHDYSPNQLMDDSNRESDIELEHASQTDSFLGPSFKNNEESSVDASHDPASNGSCQVEEAKVSENVYIDLFNDIQSEASEDGCKESEGDTMIVPELGIIPEALSMSNGKGNEGETDCKLEEEKTAEKQIVEEIKEKTEAPCAIGKGAEEQQGGEQLVSKTLAVQAEAYNPQAPASLFQSQDQQQEKVTVSGDAQGSNALTLELKPESCEEFLVAKVSTDQAEVMNILGTSASAVELAMVKPQEEASYYFIAAREVVRETKSLAFDQCEKCDSTIFPKGGYEAQESVGRLSTESNPDNLNIHVQMRKSPSFDLDLRIEARSEESDQTPLLYQDKITVESLSDQSDVSLQSPHLLSQCSQETLRALPVEEKVIALERSDSEKSRTPFLGFLKEDEEAHAVVTPKKQDNHAAAKKTTKDLWNSPTKEVASASPKGKEKHKRRTSLFGQCMCCATVIN; encoded by the exons ATGGGAAATGAGATGGGCAACAACAACACATCTGGACTGCGAG AAGAAGATAGCACGACTGATGAGGCTCAGGAAAAATCTGTACAAGAACCTACTAATGCCAATGCTGTGAAAGAAGAAAACCATGTAGTTCCTGCAGGAGAGAGTAAAGATTATCATGAAAAAGTGAAAGGGTTAGATTGTGATGATCGAAAGGGTTCTGGAGATACTCATGATCATAACCAGACATCGGATGAGGAAG AACATGCTGAAGCTCATCCAACTCCGGAGTCTCCTAAAGCTGAAACGAAACCAAATGAAGTAGGTGGTGGAGATAATGAATTTCACCCAGCTTCTTTTCCGAATGAATTGGAAGGTGATGAGAAGTCAACAGAGTCTCATTTGGAGGAGACTGTTCTTGGAGCAAACAGTAATCAGCTAGAGAGGCAAACTTCCTTCAAGAAAG AGGAACAGGAGATCATGTCAGTTTCAACTTTTGTCACGATATCACCATCACATGATCCAGAACCTCAAGAATCTATGGACTTGAAGTTTGATCAACAggagtttattgaaaatcatTCCGAACAATCTATAAACGATAGCACTAATTCACTGGAAACAAGTGAAAATATCGTAGGATCAAATGTTGTTGAAGATATCATCACTAAGGAGAATGGTCACCTGGTGGAGACCTGCGCTTCTGACAATCTGGATGGAATTCTTGTTTCTGGGACCACTCTAAACATGGAGAAGAAAATTGGTGACTTGTCGGAGAAAGAAATGGCATCTCAAGAAGATAAGATGCTTAGTGAAGAGAAAGTTGACgttgaagttggaaatgaggtTGGAAATGATTTAAGCAAAACAGTTGTTATGGAGCCAACAGCGATACGATCAGATTCTCGAAGTGAGCACAGAGAGAAATGTGAAGAAGAGTTCACCAGGGAGATGGATTGTTATGGAAACAATTGCTCAGAGTCACAGCCACAGATCAATCTTATCGCTAACTCACCAAACTCTCATATGGAACTATCTGTGCCTGAAGATAAATGCATGGTCCTTACTGAAGAAACTGAATTCACGAGAAAAGAATCGGAAACGGAAGTTAACAAGCATGATTACAGCCCGAATCAGTTAATGGATGATTCGAATAGAGAATCAGATATTGAATTGGAACATGCATCTCAAACTGATTCTTTTCTCGGGCCTAGTTTCAAGAATAATGAGGAGAGTTCAGTTGATGCTTCTCATGATCCTGCTAGCAACGGAAGCTGTCAAGTTGAGGAGGCAAAGGTTTCTGAGAATGTCTACATTGACTTATTCAACGACATCCAGAGTGAAGCTTCTGAAGACGGCTGCAAGGAATCTGAAGGAGACACTATGATAGTCCCTGAACTTGGAATTATTCCAGAAGCGTTATCCATGTCCAACGGGAAAGGCAATGAAGGGGAAACAGATTGTAAACTGGAGGAAGAGAAGACAGCAGAGAAGCAAATTGTCGAAGAGATAAAGGAGAAGACAGAAGCTCCATGTGCCATTGGAAAGGGTGCAGAAGAACAGCAAGGCGGGGAACAGTTAGTGTCCAAAACACTTGCAGTACAAGCAGAAGCATATAACCCACAGGCTCCGGCTTCTCTGTTCCAGTCTCAGGATCAGCAACAAGAAAAGGTAACGGTATCTGGCGATGCTCAAGGCAGCAATGCGTTAACCTTGGAATTGAAGCCCGAGAGTTGCGAGGAGTTTCTTGTTGCAAAGGTTTCTACTGACCAAGCGGAAGTCATGAATATTTTAGGGACCTCAGCTTCTGCAGTTGAGTTGGCAATGGTCAAGCCTCAGGAAGAAGCTTCATACTATTTCATAGCAGCTCGAGAGGTAGTGAGAGAAACCAAATCTTTAGCTTTTGATCAATGTGAGAAATGCGATTCAACTATCTTCCCAAAGGGTGGCTATGAGGCACAAGAAAGTGTGGGGAGGCTCAGCACTGAATCAAATCCCGACAACCTGAACATTCATGTACAGATGCGAAAATCTCCAAGCTTTGATCTTGATCTCCGAATAGAAGCAAGGAGTGAAGAATCAGATCAGACTCCACTTCTTTATCAAGACAAGATTACAGTTGAAAGCTTATCGGATCAGTCTGATGTCAGCCTTCAAAGTCCACATCTGCTTTCTCAGTGTAGTCAAGAAACACTGCGAGCATTGCCAGTTGAAGAGAAAGTGATTGCTCTGGAAAGAAGTGATTCTGAGAAGTCAAGAACACCATTCCTTGGTTTCttgaaagaagatgaagaggctCATGCTGTTGTTACACCAAAGAAACAAGATAACCATGCTGCTGCAAAGAAGACAACTAAGGATCTGTGGAACTCACCTACAAAGGAAGTGGCATCGGCTTCTCCTAAAGGTAAAGAGAAACATAAGCGCAGAACATCCCTCTTTGGTCAGTGCATGTGTTGTGCAACAgtgattaattaa
- the LOC7467514 gene encoding calmodulin-like protein 11, translating to MAEVLTEEQMVEFKEAFCLFDKDGDGCITIDELATVIRSLDQNPTEEELQDMISEVDSDGNGTIEFAEFLTLMAKKTKETDAEEELKEAFKVFDKDQNGYISANELRHVMINLGEKLTDEEVDQMIKEADLDGDGQVNYDEFVKMMMNVG from the exons atggCAGAGGTACTAACCGAAGAACAGATGGTtgagttcaaagaagctttttGTCTGTTCGACAAGGATGGAGATG GTTGCATTACCATTGATGAACTGGCCACGGTCATTAGGTCACTGGATCAAAATCCAACCGAAGAAGAACTTCAGGATATGATCAGCGAAGTTGATTCGGATGGAAATGGGACCATAGAGTTTGCTGAGTTTTTAACTTTGATGGCCAAAAAAACGAAG GAGACTGATGCGGAGGAGGAGCTTAAAGAGGCGTTCAAAGTGTTTGACAAGGATCAGAATGGCTATATATCAGCTAATGAG TTGAGGCATGTTATGATCAATTTAGGTGAAAAGCTTACCGATGAGGAGGTGGATCAGATGATTAAAGAGGCTGATTTGGACGGTGACGGCCAAGTTAATTACGACGAGTTTGTTAAAATGATGATGAACGTCGGGTGA
- the LOC7473437 gene encoding 2-methyl-6-phytyl-1,4-hydroquinone methyltransferase, chloroplastic — protein sequence MASLLLNGPQNVNFIGGITPSGLGFVGSNLHVSCFSSKNIVPCHNRNQNSRILAPRCSLSSARPASQPRFIQHKKEAFWFYRFLSIVYDHIINPGHWTEDMRDEALEPADLYDRRMTVVDVGGGTGFTTLGIVKHVDAKNVTILDQSPHQLAKAKQKKPLKECKIIEGDAEDLPFPTDYADRYVSAGSIEYWPDPQRGIKEAYRVLKIGGKACIIGPVYPTFWLSRFFADVWMLFPKEEEYIEWFKKAGFKDVKLKRIGPKWYRGVRRHGLIMGCSVTGVKPLSGDSPLQLGPKAEEIEKPVNPLVFLMRFILGAMAATYFILVPIYMWLKDQIVPKGMPI from the exons ATGGCTTCTTTATTGCTCAATGGACCTCAAAATGTGAACTTCATTGGTGGCATAACCCCATCTGGGCTAGGTTTTGTAGGTTCAAATCTTCATGTTAGTTGTTTTTCGTCGAAAAATATAGTACCATGCCATAATAGGAATCAAAATTCAAGAATCTTAGCACCCAGATGTTCTTTATCATCTGCAAGGCCTGCTTCTCAGCCTAGGTTCATACAACACAAGAAAGAGGCATTTTGGTTCTATAGATTCCTGTCTATAGTGTATGATCATATCATTAACCCTGGTCATTGGACTGAGGATATGAGGGATGAGGCACTTGAGCCTGCTGACCTCTATGATAGGAGGATGACAGTGGTAGATGTCGGTGGTGGTACTGGGTTCACTACTTTGGGTATTGTTAAACATGTGGATGCCAAGAATGTTACAATTCTAGACCAGTCACCTCACCAGCTTGCTAAGGCTAAGCAGAAGAAGCCCTTGAAGGAATGCAAGATAATTGAAGGGGATGCTGAGGATCTTCCCTTCCCTACTGATTATGCAGATCGTTATGTATCCGCTGGAAG TATTGAGTACTGGCCGGATCCCCAACGTGGCATCAAAGAAGCATACAGAGTGCTGAAAATAGGAGGGAAAGCATGTATTATAGGTCCCGTCTACCCAACCTTCTGGCTGTCTAGATTTTTTGCTGATGTGTGGATGCTCTTCCCAAAAGAGGAAGAGTACATTGAATGGTTTAAAAAGGCTGGATTTAAAGATGTTAAACTGAAAAGGATTGGTCCAAAATGGTATCGTGGTGTCCGTCGGCATGGTTTGATAATGGGTTGCTCTGTGACTGGCGTAAAGCCACTATCAGGAGACTCTCCCCTGCAG CTTGGTCCAAAGGCAGAGGAGATTGAGAAGCCAGTGAATCCATTGGTGTTCCTTATGCGATTCATTCTCGGGGCAATGGCAGCAACATACTTTATTCTGGTTCCAATTTACATGTGGCTCAAAGATCAAATTGTCCCAAAGGGCATGCCTATATGA